The following proteins come from a genomic window of Paramisgurnus dabryanus chromosome 19, PD_genome_1.1, whole genome shotgun sequence:
- the LOC135771513 gene encoding CMP-N-acetylneuraminate-beta-galactosamide-alpha-2,3-sialyltransferase 1-like isoform X3 — protein sequence MIASNKVSLYVKAFFITVVFSIISLFMFLQHAAIIVEDSRLCACDRCVRDLKDDDWFLKRFNPTIQTMMNKNNRMLKKDVYRWWKGLQPISSKQAFEDVVDTLFELFPDEDHYVETNLYRCRTCAVVGNSGNLLKSHYGELIDNHDFVLRTYKQVQSTVDADIDRVMIVHPAFIKYVYDSWAEKHGRYPSTGFLTLILALHICDKVDVFGFGAQSNGRWHHYFDKSLNHFSRGMHGGDFENETMHELLLRNKICMYKGL from the exons ATGATTGCCTCCAATAAGGTATCCCTATACGtcaaagcattttttatcaCCGTTGTTTTCAGCATTATCTCGCTGTTTATGTTCCTCCAACACGCCGCGATCATTGTAGAAGACAGCCGTCTGTGTGCATGTGACAGGTGTGTAAGGGATCTGAAGGATGACGACTGGTTTCTTAAACGATTCAATCCGACAATTCAAACTATGATGAACAAGAACAACAGGATGTTAAAGAAAGACGTCTACAGGTGGTGGAAA gGTCTACAACCCATTTCCTCAAAGCAAGCCTTTGAAGATGTGGTGGACACATTGTTTGAGCTCTTCCCAGATGAAGACCACTACGTAGAGACGAATTTATATCGCTGCCGAACTTGCGCCGTGGTCGGAAACTCAGGAAATCTTCTAAAATCCCATTATGGGGAACTGATAGATAACCACGACTTTGTGTTAAG AACTTACAAACAAGTGCAGAGTACAGTAGATGCAGACATTGACAGG GTGATGATCGTCCATCctgcatttataaaatatgtctatgATAGCTGGGCAGAGAAGCATGGCAGATATCCATCAACCGGCTTCCTTACACTAATACTGGCCCTTCACATCTGTGATAAG GTTGATGTTTTTGGGTTTGGAGCTCAAAGCAATGGAAGATGGCATCATTATTTTGACAAAAGTTTGAATCACTTTTCCAGAGGCATGCATGGCGGAGATTTCGAAAATGAAACTATGCATGAGCTTCTGTTGAGGAACAAAATTTGTATGTATAAAGGGTTATAA
- the LOC135771513 gene encoding CMP-N-acetylneuraminate-beta-galactosamide-alpha-2,3-sialyltransferase 1-like isoform X4: MMNKNNRMLKKDVYRWWKGLQPISSKQAFEDVVDTLFELFPDEDHYVETNLYRCRTCAVVGNSGNLLKSHYGELIDNHDFVLRINKGPTKGYERDVGSKTTHRIIYPESAVNLGNLTHLVLVPFKILDLRWLISVFTTKHIKRTYKQVQSTVDADIDRVMIVHPAFIKYVYDSWAEKHGRYPSTGFLTLILALHICDKVDVFGFGAQSNGRWHHYFDKSLNHFSRGMHGGDFENETMHELLLRNKICMYKGL, from the exons ATGATGAACAAGAACAACAGGATGTTAAAGAAAGACGTCTACAGGTGGTGGAAA gGTCTACAACCCATTTCCTCAAAGCAAGCCTTTGAAGATGTGGTGGACACATTGTTTGAGCTCTTCCCAGATGAAGACCACTACGTAGAGACGAATTTATATCGCTGCCGAACTTGCGCCGTGGTCGGAAACTCAGGAAATCTTCTAAAATCCCATTATGGGGAACTGATAGATAACCACGACTTTGTGTTAAG GATCAATAAGGGGCCAACAAAAGGTTATGAGCGAGATGTGGGTTCAAAGACCACTCACAGGATTATTTACCCTGAGAGCGCTGTGAATTTGGGCAACTTGACCCATCTGGTTCTTGTGCCTTTTAAGATCCTGGACCTGCGCTGGCTCATCAGTGTCTTCACCACTAAACACATTAAAAG AACTTACAAACAAGTGCAGAGTACAGTAGATGCAGACATTGACAGG GTGATGATCGTCCATCctgcatttataaaatatgtctatgATAGCTGGGCAGAGAAGCATGGCAGATATCCATCAACCGGCTTCCTTACACTAATACTGGCCCTTCACATCTGTGATAAG GTTGATGTTTTTGGGTTTGGAGCTCAAAGCAATGGAAGATGGCATCATTATTTTGACAAAAGTTTGAATCACTTTTCCAGAGGCATGCATGGCGGAGATTTCGAAAATGAAACTATGCATGAGCTTCTGTTGAGGAACAAAATTTGTATGTATAAAGGGTTATAA
- the LOC135771513 gene encoding CMP-N-acetylneuraminate-beta-galactosamide-alpha-2,3-sialyltransferase 1-like isoform X1 gives MIASNKVSLYVKAFFITVVFSIISLFMFLQHAAIIVEDSRLCACDRCVRDLKDDDWFLKRFNPTIQTMMNKNNRMLKKDVYRWWKGLQPISSKQAFEDVVDTLFELFPDEDHYVETNLYRCRTCAVVGNSGNLLKSHYGELIDNHDFVLRINKGPTKGYERDVGSKTTHRIIYPESAVNLGNLTHLVLVPFKILDLRWLISVFTTKHIKRTYKQVQSTVDADIDRVMIVHPAFIKYVYDSWAEKHGRYPSTGFLTLILALHICDKVDVFGFGAQSNGRWHHYFDKSLNHFSRGMHGGDFENETMHELLLRNKICMYKGL, from the exons ATGATTGCCTCCAATAAGGTATCCCTATACGtcaaagcattttttatcaCCGTTGTTTTCAGCATTATCTCGCTGTTTATGTTCCTCCAACACGCCGCGATCATTGTAGAAGACAGCCGTCTGTGTGCATGTGACAGGTGTGTAAGGGATCTGAAGGATGACGACTGGTTTCTTAAACGATTCAATCCGACAATTCAAACTATGATGAACAAGAACAACAGGATGTTAAAGAAAGACGTCTACAGGTGGTGGAAA gGTCTACAACCCATTTCCTCAAAGCAAGCCTTTGAAGATGTGGTGGACACATTGTTTGAGCTCTTCCCAGATGAAGACCACTACGTAGAGACGAATTTATATCGCTGCCGAACTTGCGCCGTGGTCGGAAACTCAGGAAATCTTCTAAAATCCCATTATGGGGAACTGATAGATAACCACGACTTTGTGTTAAG GATCAATAAGGGGCCAACAAAAGGTTATGAGCGAGATGTGGGTTCAAAGACCACTCACAGGATTATTTACCCTGAGAGCGCTGTGAATTTGGGCAACTTGACCCATCTGGTTCTTGTGCCTTTTAAGATCCTGGACCTGCGCTGGCTCATCAGTGTCTTCACCACTAAACACATTAAAAG AACTTACAAACAAGTGCAGAGTACAGTAGATGCAGACATTGACAGG GTGATGATCGTCCATCctgcatttataaaatatgtctatgATAGCTGGGCAGAGAAGCATGGCAGATATCCATCAACCGGCTTCCTTACACTAATACTGGCCCTTCACATCTGTGATAAG GTTGATGTTTTTGGGTTTGGAGCTCAAAGCAATGGAAGATGGCATCATTATTTTGACAAAAGTTTGAATCACTTTTCCAGAGGCATGCATGGCGGAGATTTCGAAAATGAAACTATGCATGAGCTTCTGTTGAGGAACAAAATTTGTATGTATAAAGGGTTATAA
- the LOC135771513 gene encoding CMP-N-acetylneuraminate-beta-galactosamide-alpha-2,3-sialyltransferase 1-like isoform X2 has translation MFLQHAAIIVEDSRLCACDRCVRDLKDDDWFLKRFNPTIQTMMNKNNRMLKKDVYRWWKGLQPISSKQAFEDVVDTLFELFPDEDHYVETNLYRCRTCAVVGNSGNLLKSHYGELIDNHDFVLRINKGPTKGYERDVGSKTTHRIIYPESAVNLGNLTHLVLVPFKILDLRWLISVFTTKHIKRTYKQVQSTVDADIDRVMIVHPAFIKYVYDSWAEKHGRYPSTGFLTLILALHICDKVDVFGFGAQSNGRWHHYFDKSLNHFSRGMHGGDFENETMHELLLRNKICMYKGL, from the exons ATGTTCCTCCAACACGCCGCGATCATTGTAGAAGACAGCCGTCTGTGTGCATGTGACAGGTGTGTAAGGGATCTGAAGGATGACGACTGGTTTCTTAAACGATTCAATCCGACAATTCAAACTATGATGAACAAGAACAACAGGATGTTAAAGAAAGACGTCTACAGGTGGTGGAAA gGTCTACAACCCATTTCCTCAAAGCAAGCCTTTGAAGATGTGGTGGACACATTGTTTGAGCTCTTCCCAGATGAAGACCACTACGTAGAGACGAATTTATATCGCTGCCGAACTTGCGCCGTGGTCGGAAACTCAGGAAATCTTCTAAAATCCCATTATGGGGAACTGATAGATAACCACGACTTTGTGTTAAG GATCAATAAGGGGCCAACAAAAGGTTATGAGCGAGATGTGGGTTCAAAGACCACTCACAGGATTATTTACCCTGAGAGCGCTGTGAATTTGGGCAACTTGACCCATCTGGTTCTTGTGCCTTTTAAGATCCTGGACCTGCGCTGGCTCATCAGTGTCTTCACCACTAAACACATTAAAAG AACTTACAAACAAGTGCAGAGTACAGTAGATGCAGACATTGACAGG GTGATGATCGTCCATCctgcatttataaaatatgtctatgATAGCTGGGCAGAGAAGCATGGCAGATATCCATCAACCGGCTTCCTTACACTAATACTGGCCCTTCACATCTGTGATAAG GTTGATGTTTTTGGGTTTGGAGCTCAAAGCAATGGAAGATGGCATCATTATTTTGACAAAAGTTTGAATCACTTTTCCAGAGGCATGCATGGCGGAGATTTCGAAAATGAAACTATGCATGAGCTTCTGTTGAGGAACAAAATTTGTATGTATAAAGGGTTATAA